In one Salipiger abyssi genomic region, the following are encoded:
- a CDS encoding lipoprotein-releasing ABC transporter permease subunit encodes MASTPPPFARFEWMIAWRYLRARRAEGGVSVMTWISLIGITLAVFALIATLAVRSGFRAEFVDTILGANAHVTVYAGQREDEFGRTVRTFPDFRERAERVAEVPGVSRVAPLVKGQVMANANGRNAGVEVFGIDGADLAAIPRVADPETGRGSLDRFDEGLAIGSGVARELGLGVGDQIKLISPDGVKTAFGVSPRVKVYEVVYVFTAGRYDIDRTRVYMPFSEAQLYFNREGVADELEVMTADPENVEQVAVPVQIAAGEGALIWTWQDASGAFLRALEVEDNVMFVILSVLVLIATMNIVSGLIMLVKNKGGDIGILRTMGLTEGSVLRVFFICGAFTGVIGTLLGVVLGCLFAIYIDPIFSFVNYLAGGGVWDPAVRGIYSLPAKLQLDDVLSAMALSLGLSFVVTIFPARRAARMNPVEALRYE; translated from the coding sequence ATGGCCAGCACACCGCCCCCCTTCGCCCGTTTCGAATGGATGATCGCCTGGCGCTATCTGCGCGCCCGGCGCGCCGAGGGCGGCGTCAGCGTGATGACCTGGATCAGCCTCATCGGCATCACCCTCGCGGTCTTCGCGCTCATCGCCACGCTGGCGGTGCGCTCGGGCTTCCGGGCGGAGTTCGTCGACACGATCCTCGGCGCCAATGCCCATGTCACCGTCTATGCCGGCCAGCGCGAGGACGAGTTCGGCCGCACCGTGCGCACCTTCCCGGATTTCCGCGAGCGCGCCGAGCGGGTGGCCGAGGTGCCGGGGGTGAGCCGCGTGGCGCCGCTGGTCAAGGGGCAGGTCATGGCCAATGCCAACGGGCGCAATGCCGGGGTCGAGGTGTTCGGCATCGACGGCGCCGATCTCGCCGCGATCCCGCGCGTTGCCGATCCCGAGACCGGGCGCGGCTCGCTCGACCGCTTCGACGAGGGGCTTGCCATCGGCTCGGGCGTGGCGCGCGAGCTGGGGCTGGGCGTCGGCGACCAGATCAAGCTGATCTCGCCCGACGGGGTGAAGACAGCCTTTGGCGTCTCGCCGCGCGTCAAGGTCTATGAGGTGGTCTATGTCTTCACCGCCGGGCGCTACGATATCGACCGCACCCGGGTCTATATGCCGTTCTCCGAGGCGCAGCTCTATTTCAACCGCGAGGGCGTCGCCGACGAGCTGGAGGTGATGACCGCCGATCCCGAGAATGTCGAGCAGGTCGCCGTGCCGGTGCAGATCGCGGCGGGCGAGGGCGCGCTGATCTGGACCTGGCAGGATGCCAGCGGCGCCTTCCTGCGGGCGCTGGAGGTGGAGGACAACGTGATGTTCGTCATCCTCTCGGTGCTGGTGCTGATCGCCACGATGAACATCGTCTCGGGGCTGATCATGCTGGTGAAGAACAAGGGTGGCGATATCGGCATCCTGCGCACCATGGGGCTGACCGAGGGCTCTGTGCTGCGGGTGTTCTTCATCTGCGGCGCCTTCACCGGGGTGATCGGCACGTTGCTGGGCGTGGTGCTGGGCTGTCTCTTCGCGATCTATATCGACCCGATCTTTTCCTTCGTGAACTATCTCGCGGGGGGCGGGGTCTGGGATCCGGCGGTGCGCGGCATCTATTCGCTGCCCGCCAAGCTGCAACTGGACGACGTGCTGAGCGCGATGGCGCTGTCGCTGGGGCTGAGCTTTGTCGTCACGATCTTTCCCGCCCGTCGCGCGGCGCGGATGAACCCGGTGGAGGCGCTGCGCTATGAGTGA
- a CDS encoding ABC transporter ATP-binding protein, whose translation MSDTVLRLTGIEKRYNAGKPNEVTVLRGADLEVGRGEVVALVAPSGAGKSTLLHIAGLLDTADAGEVAIAGEVLGGRSDRRRTVVRRQEVGFVYQFHHLLPEFTALENVALPQLANGVARKSAEERGLALLRSVGVDGRAAHRPAALSGGEQQRVAFCRAMANAPKLLLADEPTGNLDPATSDTVFGALMSLVRDTGLSAVIATHNLELAGRMDRRVRLDEGRLVPA comes from the coding sequence ATGAGTGATACGGTCCTGCGCCTCACGGGCATCGAAAAGCGCTACAACGCCGGCAAACCCAACGAGGTCACGGTGCTGCGCGGCGCCGATCTGGAGGTCGGGCGCGGTGAGGTGGTGGCGCTGGTGGCGCCCTCCGGGGCGGGCAAGTCGACGCTGCTGCATATCGCCGGACTGCTGGATACCGCCGATGCGGGCGAGGTCGCCATCGCCGGCGAGGTGCTGGGCGGCCGCTCGGACCGGCGCCGCACCGTCGTGCGCCGGCAGGAGGTGGGCTTCGTCTATCAGTTCCACCACCTGCTGCCGGAATTCACCGCGCTCGAGAACGTGGCGCTGCCGCAGCTTGCCAATGGCGTCGCGCGAAAATCCGCCGAGGAGCGCGGGCTGGCGCTTCTGCGCAGCGTCGGCGTGGACGGTCGCGCGGCACACCGCCCGGCGGCGCTTTCGGGCGGCGAGCAGCAGCGTGTGGCTTTCTGCCGCGCTATGGCGAACGCGCCAAAGCTGCTTCTGGCCGACGAGCCCACGGGCAATCTCGACCCGGCGACCTCGGATACGGTGTTCGGTGCGCTCATGAGCCTGGTGCGCGACACCGGGCTGTCTGCGGTGATCGCGACGCACAACCTGGAGTTGGCGGGCCGGATGGACCGGCGCGTAAGGCTCGATGAGGGACGGCTGGTCCCCGCCTGA
- a CDS encoding DMT family transporter, whose protein sequence is MPIHALTMLAAGIAVPILAALNARLGTYIGSPAAAAVILFCIALVAATVTLVTLDPRPIARAVDAPRHLFLAGILIAFYVLSITFVAPHFGVGRAIFFVLIGQLISAGVIDHFGLFGARVVPFTLNRAGGIGLMALGVWLAQRG, encoded by the coding sequence ATGCCCATTCACGCGCTGACCATGCTTGCCGCCGGCATTGCGGTGCCCATCCTGGCCGCGCTGAATGCCCGGCTCGGAACCTATATCGGCTCGCCCGCCGCCGCCGCGGTGATCCTGTTCTGCATTGCGCTGGTGGCCGCTACGGTGACACTGGTCACGCTCGATCCGCGCCCCATCGCCCGGGCCGTGGACGCGCCGAGGCACCTCTTCCTGGCCGGCATCCTGATCGCCTTCTACGTATTGAGCATCACCTTCGTCGCGCCGCATTTCGGTGTCGGGCGGGCGATCTTCTTCGTGCTGATCGGCCAGCTTATCAGCGCCGGGGTGATCGACCATTTCGGCTTGTTCGGCGCCCGCGTCGTCCCCTTCACGCTCAATCGCGCGGGCGGAATCGGGCTGATGGCGCTCGGGGTCTGGCTGGCGCAGCGCGGCTGA
- a CDS encoding c-type cytochrome has product MTRLLIGAWLGAALGIAACVPNEMPQASDGRGLYMEYCAVCHGADGKGDGEMARATTTPPKNLTLISLRHGDRFPRAKVLSTIDGYARSDLDGPGMPEFGELLEGDLVPLDTGDGTMTPTPRKLVALLEYLESIQQTR; this is encoded by the coding sequence ATGACACGGCTGCTGATCGGAGCATGGCTTGGCGCGGCGCTGGGCATCGCGGCCTGCGTGCCCAATGAAATGCCGCAGGCGAGCGACGGGCGGGGCCTCTACATGGAGTATTGTGCTGTCTGCCATGGCGCGGACGGCAAGGGGGATGGCGAGATGGCGCGCGCCACGACCACGCCCCCCAAGAACCTCACGCTGATTTCGCTGCGCCACGGCGACCGTTTCCCGCGCGCCAAGGTGCTGTCGACGATCGACGGCTATGCGCGCTCGGATCTCGACGGGCCGGGCATGCCGGAATTCGGCGAACTGCTCGAGGGCGATCTGGTGCCGCTCGATACCGGCGACGGCACCATGACGCCGACGCCGCGCAAGCTGGTGGCGCTGCTCGAATATCTCGAATCGATCCAGCAGACCCGCTGA
- a CDS encoding SDR family NAD(P)-dependent oxidoreductase, with translation MSQEFQGKTVIVTGAGSGIGLATATRFVEEGAQVIAGDLDVSAVSGLSGPGSVTGVEVDLRGDGGERLAQAALDAYGKIDVLVCCAGVAPTRTGLSDTGDKDVMNTFDVNVLGVLRCARAAVPHMAKAGKGSVVAIASDFGRMPEPLFYDYCMSKAAVLSFMKSLSIEFGPQGVRANCVSPGATRTPIWEKPGGFIDLLAEMYGGMERDKVIDHFAKEHKKFALQRIGEPEEVAEVVLFLTSDRASFVTGSDYWVNGGSMPVY, from the coding sequence ATGTCACAGGAATTTCAGGGGAAGACCGTGATCGTCACAGGTGCCGGATCCGGCATCGGGCTCGCCACCGCCACACGCTTTGTCGAGGAGGGCGCGCAGGTGATTGCCGGGGATCTCGATGTCTCGGCCGTGTCTGGCCTGTCCGGCCCCGGCAGCGTCACCGGCGTCGAGGTCGACCTGCGCGGCGATGGCGGAGAGCGGCTGGCGCAGGCGGCGCTCGACGCTTATGGCAAGATCGACGTGCTTGTCTGCTGCGCCGGCGTGGCGCCCACCCGCACGGGGCTGAGCGATACCGGCGACAAGGACGTGATGAACACCTTCGACGTCAACGTGCTGGGCGTGCTGCGCTGCGCGCGGGCGGCGGTGCCGCATATGGCCAAGGCGGGCAAGGGCTCGGTCGTGGCCATCGCATCGGATTTCGGCCGCATGCCCGAGCCGCTGTTCTACGACTACTGCATGTCCAAGGCGGCGGTCCTGAGCTTCATGAAATCGCTGTCGATCGAGTTCGGCCCGCAGGGCGTGCGCGCCAACTGCGTCTCGCCCGGCGCGACACGCACGCCGATCTGGGAGAAGCCCGGCGGCTTCATCGACCTGCTTGCCGAGATGTATGGCGGCATGGAACGCGACAAGGTCATCGACCATTTCGCAAAGGAGCACAAGAAATTCGCGCTCCAGCGCATCGGCGAGCCCGAAGAAGTGGCCGAGGTGGTGCTGTTCCTGACCTCCGACCGCGCCAGCTTTGTCACCGGCTCGGATTACTGGGTCAATGGCGGCTCGATGCCGGTCTACTGA
- a CDS encoding DoxX family protein — MDITASPSLFQFAETSFPAIFAIWALVLRVWVGVVLVLYALRASFQFFPNTGMPVQTVAGTAAYMEKFGWKPGMFWAWLSTVNNLVGGALLALGLFTRPVALTCAALLFLSAIHHIKDGFFSNQNGFEHYALWGFCALFFVFYGGGPVSLDRLIWPLF; from the coding sequence ATGGACATCACAGCCTCACCGTCGCTTTTTCAATTTGCCGAAACATCCTTCCCCGCGATTTTTGCGATCTGGGCGCTGGTGTTGCGGGTCTGGGTCGGCGTGGTCCTGGTGCTTTACGCACTCCGGGCCAGCTTCCAGTTTTTCCCCAATACCGGCATGCCGGTCCAGACCGTCGCGGGAACGGCGGCCTATATGGAGAAATTCGGCTGGAAGCCGGGGATGTTCTGGGCCTGGCTCTCGACGGTGAACAATCTGGTGGGCGGCGCCCTGCTGGCGCTCGGCCTGTTCACCCGGCCCGTCGCGCTAACCTGCGCGGCGCTGCTGTTCCTGTCCGCAATCCACCACATCAAGGACGGGTTCTTTTCGAACCAGAACGGGTTCGAGCACTACGCGCTCTGGGGCTTCTGCGCGCTGTTCTTCGTCTTCTACGGCGGCGGCCCCGTCTCACTCGACCGGCTGATCTGGCCGCTGTTCTAG
- a CDS encoding polysaccharide deacetylase family protein yields MSAGYWPDGARLVISVSMQFEAGAQPDKAPYSPFAEMDRETVNIATGKWFDYGVKEGLPRLLDLWDRKGIKVTSHMVGQAVERHPEIAREIVERGHEAAAHGHTWEPHWRMSPDEERASYSRNIAAIESATGTRPVGFNAFALRNSLNTLSILKSLGFLYYIDDTSRDEPFTVEVDGGRFGVVPYTRRNNDIDRFHMLSLSGAAFGSDLRDEFDMLYAEAETRRRLMSVSVHDRIGGQPGIAKVVSDFVDYAQGHPGVVFMRKDEIACWALEQADTPHETA; encoded by the coding sequence ATGTCAGCAGGATACTGGCCCGACGGCGCCCGCCTGGTCATTTCGGTTTCGATGCAGTTCGAGGCCGGCGCGCAGCCCGACAAGGCGCCCTACAGCCCCTTTGCCGAGATGGACCGGGAGACCGTCAACATCGCGACCGGCAAATGGTTCGATTACGGTGTGAAAGAGGGGCTGCCCCGGCTTCTGGACCTTTGGGACCGCAAGGGGATCAAGGTGACATCGCACATGGTTGGCCAGGCGGTGGAGCGTCATCCCGAGATCGCCCGCGAGATCGTCGAACGCGGCCACGAGGCGGCGGCGCACGGGCACACCTGGGAGCCTCACTGGCGGATGAGCCCCGACGAGGAGCGCGCCTCCTACAGCCGCAACATCGCGGCAATCGAATCCGCCACCGGCACGCGGCCCGTGGGCTTCAACGCCTTTGCGCTGCGCAACAGCCTCAACACGCTGAGCATTCTGAAATCGCTGGGCTTTCTCTACTATATCGACGACACCAGCCGCGACGAGCCCTTTACCGTCGAGGTCGATGGCGGGCGCTTCGGCGTCGTCCCCTACACCCGCCGCAACAACGATATCGACCGGTTCCATATGCTCTCGCTCTCGGGCGCAGCGTTCGGGTCGGATCTGCGCGACGAGTTCGACATGCTCTATGCCGAGGCCGAAACCCGCCGCAGGCTGATGTCGGTCAGCGTGCATGACCGCATCGGCGGCCAGCCCGGCATCGCCAAGGTCGTCAGCGATTTTGTCGATTATGCGCAGGGGCATCCCGGCGTCGTCTTCATGCGCAAGGACGAGATCGCCTGCTGGGCGCTCGAACAGGCCGACACACCGCATGAAACGGCCTGA
- a CDS encoding sugar phosphate isomerase/epimerase family protein produces the protein MARTGEVRRRAGYDLTLWPACVRGYPLREQIAAASAAGYSCIAVNSATYVAALSEGLSGAEVAEIVKDHGLRVSWVDAVTGWLPVRYPPRAPELRDFLDHDLDIAFEMAETLGATSLLAVGSFDHATIPMQELVDRFGSLCDRAARRGLRVGLEFIPFWGIPTLRTALDIVAAAGASNGGFVLDSWHFYRGDPDLALMGEIPAGKLYAVQLADAALRIRGVNLLDDCLQYRCAPGQGALPLDDFMASVTRLGASDFGPEIFSSALDTLPAQQAAELCADATRVLLKKHHIAA, from the coding sequence ATGGCCAGAACCGGAGAGGTCCGGCGCCGGGCAGGTTATGACCTGACCCTGTGGCCGGCCTGCGTGCGGGGATATCCGCTGCGCGAGCAGATCGCAGCGGCATCGGCGGCCGGGTATTCCTGTATCGCGGTCAACTCGGCAACCTATGTCGCGGCGCTGTCGGAGGGTCTCTCGGGCGCAGAGGTCGCCGAAATCGTCAAAGACCACGGCCTGCGGGTTTCTTGGGTGGATGCGGTCACCGGCTGGCTGCCCGTCCGCTATCCGCCGCGCGCGCCGGAGCTGAGGGATTTCCTCGACCACGACCTCGATATCGCCTTCGAGATGGCAGAGACGCTCGGCGCGACCTCGCTTCTGGCGGTCGGCAGTTTCGATCACGCGACCATTCCGATGCAGGAGCTCGTGGACCGCTTCGGCAGCCTTTGCGACCGCGCCGCCCGGCGCGGCCTGCGCGTGGGGCTGGAGTTTATTCCGTTCTGGGGGATTCCGACCCTGCGCACGGCGCTGGATATCGTCGCGGCGGCGGGGGCATCGAATGGCGGTTTCGTGCTCGACAGCTGGCACTTCTATCGCGGCGACCCCGACCTTGCGCTGATGGGCGAGATCCCGGCGGGCAAGCTCTATGCGGTGCAGCTCGCCGATGCCGCGCTGCGGATCCGGGGCGTCAACCTGCTCGACGATTGTCTGCAATATCGCTGCGCACCAGGGCAGGGGGCGCTGCCGCTCGACGATTTCATGGCGTCGGTAACACGGCTTGGCGCGAGTGATTTCGGCCCGGAGATCTTTTCGTCGGCGCTCGACACCCTGCCGGCGCAGCAGGCGGCGGAGCTCTGCGCCGATGCGACCCGCGTGCTGCTGAAAAAACATCACATCGCCGCCTGA
- a CDS encoding SDR family NAD(P)-dependent oxidoreductase has protein sequence MDLGLEGKVAVLSGGGRKGGIGWATIKELTQAGAKVLMGDIQIDSAYEELMADGSVQVLELDLSQPGNPERLVETAVERFGKLDILINNLGVTIFRGGFLDVSDEDWDFTFRTNFLSNVRASRAAMPHLIESKGVIVNLASTLGTTPVPSLVDYSAFKAATLNFTKGLSEEFNPQGVRVVAVSPGAVLTPHWTRKGGAFEMMAAEQGVDVDTLRDEIIPQMFGMTTGRMVLPEEIAATICFAASKQGGSLSGLALTVDAGSVKTI, from the coding sequence ATGGATCTTGGTCTTGAGGGAAAGGTCGCCGTTCTCAGCGGCGGCGGGCGCAAGGGCGGCATCGGCTGGGCGACCATCAAGGAGCTGACCCAGGCCGGCGCCAAGGTGCTGATGGGCGATATCCAGATCGACAGCGCTTATGAAGAGCTGATGGCCGACGGGTCGGTGCAGGTTCTGGAGCTGGACCTGTCGCAGCCGGGCAACCCCGAACGTCTGGTCGAGACCGCCGTGGAGCGCTTCGGCAAGCTCGACATCCTGATCAACAACCTGGGCGTCACGATCTTTCGCGGCGGGTTTCTCGATGTCAGTGATGAGGATTGGGATTTCACCTTCCGCACCAACTTTCTGTCGAATGTGCGCGCCTCGCGGGCGGCCATGCCGCATCTGATCGAGTCGAAGGGGGTCATCGTCAACCTGGCCTCGACCCTCGGCACCACGCCGGTGCCGAGCCTTGTCGATTACAGCGCCTTCAAGGCGGCGACGCTGAATTTCACCAAGGGGCTGTCGGAGGAATTCAATCCGCAGGGCGTGCGGGTCGTCGCGGTCTCGCCGGGCGCGGTTCTGACGCCGCACTGGACCCGCAAGGGCGGCGCGTTCGAGATGATGGCGGCGGAACAGGGCGTCGATGTCGACACCCTGCGCGACGAGATCATTCCGCAGATGTTCGGCATGACGACCGGTCGCATGGTGCTGCCCGAGGAGATTGCCGCGACCATCTGCTTTGCCGCCTCCAAACAGGGCGGATCGCTCTCGGGGCTGGCGCTGACCGTCGATGCCGGCTCGGTGAAAACAATCTGA
- a CDS encoding ABC transporter permease: MSQEAVSKLTPDAKTGGPSLFARLTRFDEAGLLLGFVFLVLLIGIPHPEFFNPGSIEATLRQTAFVAIIAFGMVFLVAMVEIDLSISGIYAVAGMSMALLIKAGVDPWAAVCVALLAGTLLGLVNGLLSVLLGVPLIIVSLGTLSVFFGLNLIISGGLAVFGMPRDHSFFQIIGGNHFGLPMTVWITIATGIVLHFVLWRTRYGAQVRAIGSNTAAAKFLGIKVARTRVLTTAFVGFLAALSGVLTLAFFKASEPTIGAGIELRVIAAVVIGGTSLAGGSGTILGAALGALIITLIDSGIVFYGIDPDYSQFVTGVVIVVAIGLDRLAKRRKTS; the protein is encoded by the coding sequence ATGTCACAAGAAGCCGTATCCAAGCTTACCCCGGATGCGAAGACAGGCGGCCCGTCGCTTTTCGCGCGGCTGACACGGTTCGACGAGGCCGGTCTGCTTTTGGGCTTTGTCTTTCTGGTGCTGCTCATCGGCATCCCGCATCCGGAATTCTTCAACCCCGGCTCGATCGAGGCCACGTTGCGCCAGACCGCCTTTGTCGCGATCATTGCCTTCGGCATGGTGTTTCTGGTCGCCATGGTCGAGATCGACCTGTCGATCAGCGGGATCTATGCGGTGGCGGGCATGTCGATGGCGCTGCTGATCAAGGCCGGCGTCGACCCCTGGGCGGCGGTCTGCGTCGCGCTCTTGGCCGGCACGCTGCTGGGGCTGGTCAACGGGCTGCTGTCGGTGCTGCTCGGCGTGCCGCTGATCATCGTTTCGCTGGGCACGCTGTCGGTGTTCTTCGGGCTCAACCTGATCATCTCGGGCGGGCTCGCGGTGTTCGGCATGCCGCGCGATCACTCGTTCTTCCAGATCATCGGGGGCAATCATTTCGGCCTGCCGATGACGGTCTGGATCACCATCGCCACCGGCATCGTGCTGCATTTCGTACTCTGGCGGACGCGCTACGGCGCGCAGGTCCGGGCCATCGGCTCGAATACGGCGGCGGCGAAGTTCCTGGGCATCAAGGTGGCGCGGACACGGGTGCTGACCACCGCCTTCGTTGGCTTCCTCGCGGCGCTTTCGGGGGTGCTTACACTCGCCTTCTTCAAGGCCTCGGAGCCCACCATCGGTGCCGGGATCGAGCTGCGCGTGATTGCGGCGGTGGTGATCGGCGGCACGTCTCTGGCGGGGGGTTCGGGCACGATCCTGGGGGCCGCGCTCGGCGCGCTCATCATCACGCTGATCGACAGCGGCATCGTCTTTTACGGCATCGACCCGGATTATTCGCAATTCGTGACCGGTGTCGTGATCGTCGTGGCCATCGGTCTCGACCGGCTGGCCAAGCGGCGCAAGACATCCTGA
- a CDS encoding sugar ABC transporter substrate-binding protein gives MSIRTAKTTLRKGTIAALAALSATAGAAQAQDKVTISLIQILTVQEWASEVEAGARAAVADIGEDKITLRVQGPAGFELAKQAQVTLSEVERGTDAIILSNVAPGAMIEPAAILAERGVPITWIVSAPPNEVENAFFVGSDPYAVGEAGANLIVDALEEKHGKPASELSGEIVQGLCVPGLPVLTRRMHAVEAAVSEKIPNATFLPPFDSKLDLTQSYASWNQAIQKYPDALFYTDPCEDANKNIQKIRVDDGIDVPQVYYDNPEIARQAVLDGEVTGLVSSNRFTEGYVAVWATAKALMDEEQPFPTGWLHVPYKVVDQENIGAYIAAWDDNGAGLREFYDPEITTTRALPLTGLPPTSDYNGGAQ, from the coding sequence ATGTCTATTCGAACTGCAAAGACGACCCTGAGGAAGGGCACCATCGCGGCGCTGGCGGCATTGTCGGCAACCGCCGGGGCGGCCCAGGCGCAGGACAAGGTGACGATTTCACTGATCCAGATCCTGACGGTTCAGGAATGGGCCTCGGAGGTGGAGGCCGGCGCGCGCGCCGCAGTGGCCGATATCGGAGAGGACAAGATCACCCTGCGCGTGCAGGGGCCGGCTGGGTTCGAGCTGGCGAAACAGGCGCAGGTGACGCTGAGCGAGGTCGAGCGCGGCACCGATGCCATCATCCTGTCCAATGTCGCACCGGGCGCGATGATCGAGCCTGCCGCCATTCTGGCCGAGCGCGGCGTGCCGATCACCTGGATCGTCTCGGCGCCGCCGAATGAGGTGGAGAACGCGTTCTTCGTGGGCAGCGACCCCTACGCGGTGGGCGAGGCCGGGGCCAACCTGATCGTTGACGCGCTGGAAGAGAAACACGGCAAACCGGCCTCGGAGCTGTCGGGCGAGATTGTGCAGGGGCTCTGCGTCCCGGGGCTGCCGGTTTTGACCCGGCGCATGCATGCGGTCGAGGCGGCGGTGTCGGAAAAGATCCCGAACGCGACCTTCCTGCCGCCCTTCGACTCCAAGCTGGATTTGACGCAGAGCTATGCGTCGTGGAACCAGGCGATCCAGAAATACCCCGACGCGCTGTTCTATACCGACCCTTGCGAGGACGCGAACAAGAACATCCAGAAGATCCGGGTGGATGACGGCATTGACGTGCCGCAGGTCTATTACGACAACCCCGAGATCGCGCGGCAGGCGGTGCTGGATGGAGAGGTTACGGGCCTTGTCTCGTCGAACCGGTTCACCGAGGGCTATGTCGCGGTCTGGGCGACGGCCAAGGCGCTGATGGACGAGGAACAGCCCTTCCCGACGGGCTGGCTGCATGTGCCCTATAAGGTGGTCGATCAGGAGAATATCGGCGCATACATCGCTGCCTGGGACGACAACGGCGCCGGGCTGCGCGAATTCTACGATCCCGAGATCACCACCACCCGCGCGTTGCCGCTGACCGGCCTGCCGCCGACCAGCGACTATAACGGCGGCGCGCAGTGA
- a CDS encoding sugar ABC transporter ATP-binding protein — MTREIFSARGIGKTYGATVALDNVGFELRPGEIIGLAGMNGAGKSTLLQIIAGAIRPSAGELTIDGHPVQFGSTADALREGIAIVSQELSLFSSLSVEENLRMLKGQRSWPSRSAFRKEARKILSELGFDYDLGRRLEGLSLGERQLVEIARALLQSPRVLILDEPTSSLHTSEVKRLHDQLRRLRDLGVGIVYVTHFLEDLIDVCDEAVVLRNGQRVASPDLKDPDSLPALVAAMLGDDPLADPETEDESDHALEGYSFPEGGPLVISDLRGTSGFAVEALEVKAGEVYGVSGLVGSGVSDLFEILFGVQKPAAGRVRLPSGASMQPDPAAAVKAGVAYLPADRKALSLMQRQSIAENVVSVRSLAQGRDGIVLDRAQTVALAQKRCAQLGVKLATVEQTVSELSGGNQQKVVFAKWLEAQPTLLLLDDPTRGIDIHARLEIHRIVRHLAQAGLVVLVYSSDPGEIIDLADRIGVFVDGRLAGELSGAEMTEHNLLVMMNSTKDAGAVSGPGLPRKLEAEGLS; from the coding sequence ATGACCCGTGAGATCTTTAGCGCGCGCGGCATCGGCAAGACCTATGGCGCGACCGTGGCGCTCGACAATGTCGGTTTCGAGCTGCGACCGGGTGAAATCATCGGCCTGGCCGGGATGAACGGGGCGGGCAAATCGACGCTCCTTCAGATCATCGCTGGCGCCATCCGGCCCTCCGCCGGCGAGCTGACCATCGACGGCCACCCCGTCCAGTTCGGCTCCACCGCCGATGCGCTGCGCGAGGGCATCGCCATCGTCTCGCAGGAGCTGAGCCTGTTCTCCTCGCTCTCGGTCGAGGAAAACCTGCGCATGCTCAAGGGGCAACGCTCCTGGCCGTCGCGGTCCGCCTTCCGCAAGGAGGCCCGCAAAATCCTGAGCGAACTCGGTTTCGACTACGATCTGGGCCGCCGTCTGGAAGGGCTCAGCCTCGGCGAGCGGCAACTGGTCGAGATCGCCCGCGCGCTGCTGCAAAGCCCGCGCGTGCTGATCCTCGACGAGCCCACCTCGTCGCTGCATACCAGCGAGGTCAAGCGCCTGCACGACCAGCTGCGGCGGCTGCGCGATCTGGGCGTGGGTATCGTCTATGTCACGCATTTTCTGGAAGACCTTATCGACGTCTGCGACGAGGCGGTGGTGCTGCGCAACGGGCAGCGCGTGGCCTCGCCGGACCTGAAGGATCCCGACAGCCTGCCCGCCCTGGTGGCGGCGATGCTGGGCGACGACCCGCTGGCCGATCCCGAGACCGAGGACGAGTCAGACCACGCGCTGGAGGGCTACAGCTTTCCCGAGGGCGGGCCGCTGGTGATCTCGGATCTGCGCGGCACGTCGGGCTTTGCTGTCGAGGCGCTCGAGGTAAAGGCGGGCGAGGTCTATGGGGTCTCAGGGCTCGTTGGGTCCGGCGTGTCGGATCTCTTCGAGATCCTGTTCGGCGTGCAGAAACCGGCTGCGGGCCGGGTCCGTCTGCCCTCGGGCGCCTCGATGCAGCCCGACCCGGCGGCAGCGGTGAAGGCGGGCGTTGCCTATCTGCCCGCCGACCGCAAGGCGCTGAGCCTGATGCAGCGCCAGTCCATCGCGGAAAACGTCGTCAGCGTGCGGTCCCTCGCCCAGGGCCGCGACGGCATCGTGCTCGACCGGGCGCAGACCGTGGCGCTGGCGCAGAAGCGCTGTGCCCAGCTCGGGGTGAAGCTCGCCACGGTGGAGCAGACGGTCTCCGAACTGTCCGGCGGCAATCAGCAGAAGGTGGTGTTTGCCAAATGGCTGGAGGCGCAGCCGACGCTGTTGCTGCTCGACGATCCGACCCGGGGCATCGACATCCATGCGCGGCTCGAGATTCACCGCATCGTCCGGCATCTGGCGCAGGCGGGGCTTGTCGTGCTCGTCTATTCCAGCGACCCGGGCGAGATCATCGACCTGGCCGACCGCATCGGCGTGTTTGTCGATGGCAGGCTCGCCGGAGAGCTGAGCGGTGCCGAGATGACCGAGCACAACCTGCTCGTGATGATGAACTCCACCAAAGACGCCGGAGCCGTATCGGGCCCGGGTCTCCCCCGGAAACTGGAAGCAGAGGGACTGTCATGA